The DNA region cTGTGGGGGCGGGAAGAATGGCTTCGGGTACAAGACCCGCCACTGACATCATTCCCACTCCCCGATGACATAATCACTCAACCACCGTGATATCATGAGGCGCCACAACTGGGGGGGTTTATTAAAAGCGGGGGGTCTCCAAGCCGGGGGCAGGAGGAAAATTTGGCAAaatccgcgcccccccccccccccccccaataaatacACGGCATCACCCCTTAAAAAGGGATCGGGGTCTGCTCTGACAACCAATCAGCACCTGCCCCGCCACGCTGCCCCAcagcctgggacccccccagtccCCAAATGGCACTGGCCATTGAGGGgggtcagccctgtgcccccccaggagCCATGGGTCAGTCCCTGTGACCCCCGTGTGGGGGTCTGGAGTGGGCCAGTCTGTGGGTATCCCCCTTGCCCACATGGGGGTCTGGAGTGGGTCAGTCCGTGGGGCCCCCCCATACACGGGGGACTGGAGTGAGTTGGTCTGTGGGGGTCCCGCTGTGTGTCATACCATGGTCCCGCTATGGGTCACTGCATGAGCCTTCTGTGGATCCCGCCGTGGGTCACACCGGGTCCCCGCTGCGTGTCCTGCCGCGGGTCTGACCGAGCTCCTCCTACAGCTCCCACCATGGCTCAATCCATGCGTTTCCATGGGTCCCGCTGTGGGTCGCTCCATGCCCCACTTGGGGGTCAGTCCGTGCCCCATTCTTCCTCTAAGTCCCGCTGTGGGTCACTCCATGCTCCCACCGTGGATCAGGCCACATTTTTCCTATAGGTCCCGCCAAGGGTTGCTCTGTGCCCCGGCATGGGTCGGTCCATGTCCTACTCGTGGGTCAGCCCGTGGCCCACTTGTGGGTCCGTCCACGTTCTACGCGTGGGTCAGCCCATGCCCCACTTGTGGGTCAGTCCACGTTCCACGTGAGGGTCAGCCCCCGTCCCACCACCGTGGGGCTGGGCAGCGCCGTGGGGCAGCGGGCGGCCGTGGGGCGGGGCGGGtcactggggggcggggggcggcgccgTGGGGCGCAGCTCGGCCGAGAGCGCCTCGAAGGCCTCCAGCATGGCGGTGCGGACCCGCTCGGTGAGCGCCGGGACGTCAGCCGGGCCCAGCCCCCGGGTGGGTAGCGGGGGCAGCACCTGGATCACGCACTGCCCTGGGGGCGGAGGGTCGGGGGGCGCCCCAtggctgccccacagcccaccTGGACCCCCCTGGATGCAGGCCCCCCCTGCATATGCAGCAAACCCCCAGGGGCCCCAGACAGCCTCCTTCATGTACCCCACAGCTCCCCCATGTGTCCACAGCCCCCCAGTAGCACCCCCAAACCTCCTCCCACGTACCCCACGCACCCCTCACACCCACAGGTATCCCCCCCGCAGAGCTCCCATGTGCCCCCCAGCCACCCCTCCAGCTACCCCCTAGACTCCCCACATGACCCAataccccccccagccccacgtatgcccccccagcccaccatCCACATATCCCCAGATTCCCCCTAGCCCCATGTATCCCCTCAGCCCCCCTCCATGGACCCCCCTGACTCCCCATGTGCCCCACGCTCCCCCCAGACCCGGGTCCCCAGCCCCTCACCGGCTGTGAACCTCCGCTCCCGCTTGCTGTAGAAGTGCTGGTAGGAGGAGATGACAATGGGGACGACAGGGACCTGGCGGGCAGGCGAGGGTTGAAGGGtgctgccccacggccaccccacagccGCCCCACGGCAGCCCCCCTACCTGTGCCTGGACGGCAAGGTGGAAGGCGCCCCGCTTGAAGGGCAGCATGGAGCCGCTGTGGTTGCGTGTCCCCTCAGGGAAGACCCACACTCGGACCTGGGGGGAGATGAGGGGCTGTCCCACGGCGAGACCGGGGGTGCCCcacagcaagggggggggggggggggcagccagtACTGCCCCACAGtgagctggggctgccccagatCACTATGGGGTCAactggggctgccccacagcagccccaggcaggatgCAGAGCATGGCGTAaggcccccccagcagccccctggTGCCCCACTCACGTCCTGGCTAAGCATGGTGTGGGCGGCCTCGGCCATGACGCTGATGGCGTCGTGCGTCCGCTTGCGGTCGATGAAGATGATGCcgccgagccagcaagccacccCCACGGCCCCCATGTAGAGCAGCTCCCGCTTGGCGATGGGCACACAGCGGTCCGGCAGCACCTCCATCATCCCTGGGGGCTGGCATTAGCCAGGGGGCGGCTGTGGGGCCAAGGCAGGGGGCCtacggggctggggggtggctaTGGGCACACACTgattcagcagcagcacctcTGTCATCCCTGGGAGCAGTGTTAGCTTGGGGGCCAAGCTATAGGGGTAAGCTTGGGGTAAGCTATAGGGCTGGACGGTGGCTACATGCACACGCCGCTCCAGCAGCGCCTCCAGCACCCCTGGGGGCCGCGTcagctgcggggctggggctcagcagcAGGGGTCGAACAGTGCCCATGGCACAGGAGGCTGCTAGGGGGCCGGGGGCAAAACTAGGGGCCAGGCCGTGCGGCAGCGCCGTGGGGCGGGTATACCCGGCAGGTCGAAGGAGCTCTGGTGGTTGCTGACAATGAGGTAGGGGCACAGGGGACACGGGACAGGCCTGTGGGGCAGCGCCGTGGGGCAGCGCCGTGGGGCGGGCGTacccagcaggtcgagggagctCTGGTGGTTGCTGACGACGACGTAGGGCTGCCGGGGGGGGAAGTGCTGGGCACCCCGAACCGCCATCCGGATCCCGTAGAGGTGCTTCACGTGCTGCATCAGCCCCCGGATGATCCTGGCCGGGGACACGGGGTGACGGGACACGCCCCACACACCGCCCCGCGTCCCCCCGAGTTTCACGTCCCGGGACCGCAGGAGGCAAAGGGGGTGGCCCAGCCCTGCGTCCCCCCCGCGTCCCCATCCGCGCGTCCCCCCGCCATCCCTACTTCATGTTCTCAACGTCGCGGCCGCGCAGGGCGCAGAGCGGGATGGCCACCAGCGCCAGCAGCAGGATCCACCCGTTGTAGAAGCCCATCTTGCAGAAGAAGCGGAAGGAGCCGCTGCGCTCGTACAgcaccggcagcagcagcagcgccagcGCCAGCGCCGCCGTCCCCACCGTCACCTCCATGGCGCCTGCGGGCGGCGGGGCTCAGGGCGGGCACCGGAGCCCGCGGGACCCCCGGGCCcgccccccccagaccctgccgGGACGCCCAGACCCCCCCATCCGGACGCCGCCCGGACCCCCAGACACcctccccggccctgccgggaCCCTCACACCCCCCGCCCGACCCCgatccaccccccgccccgggatcCCAACGCCCCAAACCCCATTTGTCTGACCCCAAAACGCTGCGGGATCCCCAACACCCTCCCGGGACACCGACCCCCCCATCTTTAGCCCCTAAAGCCCCGCGTCGCCGCCGCTTACGggcacctgccccccccccgcccctccccgggccgggcccctcccacgccgggccgggcggggccgggcggggccgcggggcggcgcACGGGGCGCgtggcggcggcgccgccccccccaccgcccgcccggcccggcccggcgcaggCCGCGCCCCGGCCCGCAGGCCCCCCgacccccgccgcgccccccggGCGCCCCCCGACcctcggccccgccgcgcccccccctccgagccccaaccccaaaccccgcTCCCCGGTACCGGGCGGGGCCAGGcggggcggcggctgcggcggcggcgcggaCCCTTCCCGcttcccggcggcggcggcggcggcggcggcggcggcagcggaaGCGGCGTAGCTGACGGGCGGCTGCGATAGCCAATGAGCGCCGGTCGCGCCGGCCGCGCGTCCCGCCCCCCTGGCCTGCGCCGTTCCCGTGGCAACCAGGCATGGCGGCGGACGGGGGGGGTGGGCGGGACCGCGCGTCGCCGCGGCAACGCGGCCGCCATCTTGTTCCGCCCCCCGAAGGGAACAGCGGGAAGGCGGGAGCTGGCCCGCGCGCTGATtgggcggcgcggcggcccgtTAAGGCGGCGCGGCCAGTCAAGCGCCGGCCATCGCGCCCCCTCCCCCGGAGGCATCGCCCCGCACGTGATGATGCCGTGAGCGGCGGCGAGCGGGACCAATGGAaagcggccgcccccgccccgctgccgggaGGCGTGGCCAGCGGGTTTGATTGCTGATCGCGGCACCCAACAGCGACGCGCCAAACGAGCACCGCCCTCCTCGAAGGGGCGGAAAGCCGGCAGGCGGTGACTGGCGGGCGGGGCGCCCAATGGGGCGCGCTGGGGCGGAGCAGGGCAGGCGGGGCTGCGCGGAGACGGAAGatggcggcgggcgcggggg from Accipiter gentilis chromosome 36, bAccGen1.1, whole genome shotgun sequence includes:
- the AGPAT1 gene encoding LOW QUALITY PROTEIN: 1-acyl-sn-glycerol-3-phosphate acyltransferase alpha (The sequence of the model RefSeq protein was modified relative to this genomic sequence to represent the inferred CDS: deleted 1 base in 1 codon), with the protein product MPGCHGNGAGRGAGRAAGATGAHWLSQPPVSYAASAAAAAAAAAAAGKREGSAPPPQPPPRLAPPGAMEVTVGTAALALALLLLPVLYERSGSFRFFCKMGFYNGWILLLALVAIPLCALRGRDVENMKIIRGLMQHVKHLYGIRMAVRGAQHFPPRQPYVVVSNHQSSLDLLGMMEVLPDRCVPIAKRELLYMGAVGVACWLGGIIFIDRKRTHDAISVMAEAAHTMLSQDVRVWVFPEGTRNHSGSMLPFKRGAFHLAVQAQVPVVPIVISSYQHFYSKRERRFTAGQCVIQVLPPLPTRGLGPADVPALTERVRTAMLEAFEALSAELRPTAPPPAPQ